The following proteins are encoded in a genomic region of Burkholderia gladioli:
- a CDS encoding non-ribosomal peptide synthetase — protein MSEVSNDLLSISTAYVALPPEKRAVFRGRLRERGIDAARLPIVPFPGAERRFPLSHAQERLWFLWRLDPASAAYNVTGAVRLRGRLEIGALRAALARVVEAHESLRQRFDEVDGIPYQTAVAGEFGWETVTAEGEGPALDLLLASRSAAPFDLERGPLLRVMLVSLGADDHVLHVALHHIVSDGLSIGVFVGEIATAYAACLGEASGKGDGANAAPSSTAGIQYGDYALWQREWLDDGALARQLDYWRERLGQDHPVLELPKARTRAGLRSGAGARIARVLAPGLHAALMRVSTAADATPFMTLLAVYELLLARYSGQQDIRVGVPVAGRDRPEVARTIGFFVNTLVIRAELAGVPSFAALLAQVRERVLEAHAHADLPFTKLVDALQPQRSFGHTPLFQAMFNYLGEDGGPIRLPGLEVSTHEIGTQTARFDLVLDARERAGGFEVALTYAEDVFERATMEAMLDHYVLLLEAVLDAPDQPLGALGAAAPEQARVPAKPYRSVPARFAASAARHAASPAAHCEGQHATYAQLDGHAARVARALAAAGVGPDQRVGICMTRSLGMVAALLGTLRSPGAFVPLDPAYPAERLAMMLDDAGVKVVLTDADAQARCGELFAGRVAIDVGALAAAEAESDHAGSTPADPHPDQLAYVIYTSGSTGRPKGVAISHGAFAAHLDDFIAAHAISAADTQLQSSTINFDVALHEMLPALLQGGRIEMRGPEAWDIDTTSRHLIDARVTFSRLPTAYWQQWLRTPPPPEALAALRQITVGGEGLPGDALAQWQRGPLGRIGLANLYGPTETTVACMYRATTPDDASQAIVSIGVPYASRTARVLDRDGNEAPIGALGELCIGGHTLARGYLDRPSLTAERFVPDPLGAPGSRLYRSGDLCRRRADGAIDFLGRLDQQIKLRGFRIEPGEIEAALRRLPGVAEAVVVLASERGVARLVAYVVGAAGVALDGPELQRALARQLPAHMVPAAIAVLARMPLMQNGKVDRAALPAVEIAPAEGSRAEPRNEAERLLLSWWRAVLKREDLGIDDDFFAVGGDSILSLQLIAKARAQGWLLSPRQVFEQPSVARLAAVMRPLDGEAEQVEIREPLPLTPIQAWFHTRYPQGEAHWNQSVLLRVRGELDLPAFERALAAVIARHDALRLRFERDADGLWQQRVLADAPAVPVRSIDLRPAGERWAAALEQAGEEAQRSLDPLAGRLVKAVAFRAPELADGAVEGRLLLVIHHLAVDGVSWRILLADLAAAYEAAVAGRAIALDAALPWSVWAAAQREAATPARIAAALPAWQAALADAVAPLEAPAGTAATSDLIDWKLEREDTEALRRAAPRAYRLGIDELLLAALSRAVAGIFGGGGALVALEGHGRDLYQHLAGPAREDLDPSRTVGWFTTRFPAWLPALADDAQTLIGAKARLRALPDGGASWGWLRSYGDAAVHDALAALPAPRISFNYLGQFDGSLAEDGPFGFASEKSGSQQPADETLVYPVELNGLIVEGRLSFTWRFDPAVVSPERQHALVAAFGRELASLVAHCEQAEPRATAADFPRAALDEAGFEALGLAGTALDDLYPATPLQQGLLFHSLMEAGAYLNRKRLTLSGAVDIEAMREAWRTVVERHPVLRTRFVRAHGGTMLQAVQASVPLPFEVHDWRERDDYEEAFARWFDEEAPRRIDLDAAPLMHVALFRRPDGAHDLAWLNHHALSDGWSQSQLLGELTRSYAAACQGKPPELEPVVPFGAYLDWLARQPEPADWWRERLAQVDRPALLLDGLPSLSTAEAQAHLAQGGPGFRHRDARLDADLSAALAETARRRGITLNTLIQGAWAIVLARLADRRQAAFGVTVSGRPSDLPGAAAIQGVFINSLPMWIEVPADAPLQDWLAAIQLRNVELRQVEHTPLTSVRRWAGGGELFDSLLVFENYPIDPSLRDGSLGLTVDASTSFEQTHYPLTLGILPGERIGLEWSWDATRLAEAGIDALAEAYQAVLAQLARPEVETLAALRIAGPAGEAGSAVAASHGTSEAGGAHPYRGVIARFEAAALARPDALAVRCGDETIDYAALNRAANRIAHRLAALGVGAESRVGVCVERSPALVAALLGVLKAGGAYVPLDPDYPRERLRELCEDVGIAIVLADALTAPRHADWLAQAGRTVLQVGPLLAAPELAEGDPAGEAHPEQLAYVISTSGSTGRPKGVALTHGALSRHIDDFLADHGLRVDDHVLQFSTVNFDASVEQLFPALAIGASVEMRGPALWSAEEFDRVLAERAVTFADLPTGYWKQWARQARPRPGLALRRMTIGGEALPGTAVAQWRDGPLGAVQLVNTYGPTETAVVSSVLPVEDAHRDSLAVPIGRPSASRLYRILDRDGEPVPPLGVGELCIGGHTLARGYVGRPGLSAERFVPDPLGAPGSRLYRTGDICRWLPDGGVAYVGRLDQQVKVRGFRVELGEIEAALVALPEVAEALALVQGEDDARRVVAYVVPARNGAAPEPARLREALAQRLPAHMLPSAIGVLDALPTLPNGKLDRRALPALDAASAGYVAPATPLEATVAEIWQAVLGIERVGARDDFFALGGHSLLALQVAARLQRALGREVPLRALFDHAELAALAAWLEAGAAPGARVLPPVRRTGRREAPPTHGQTRLWFLWRLAPDNPAYHLSLAVRIDGALDARLLRAALDAVVARHEMLHARFDERQGAPWLVIDDTLRAGWEEAGFASPEAPACTAWLREGGAMPFDLRHGPLLRARLARVGGDSHVFQLTLHHIATDGWSMNLLVDELSAAYEAAVRGDAGAYAPALPVQYTDYAVWQHESLDAGVLEAQLDYWRDTLGDEQPVLELPADRPRPARRDGLGGQVGAELDRALADALQTYARHHDATLFMILLAAFHALLHRYGGQRDIRVGIPLGGRERIEIEPLIGFFVNTAVIRAELSGALPFEALLAQVRQRVLDAQANQDVPFARIVDALQPQRVASQTPLFQAMFNYDVQQGATERRVADTLRLSPFGSQRSAAQFDLTLGVSVGERIGLSFGYATDLFDRETVERLLDDYRALLRQIVAGGVVGGPRLRELALVARPVASRGSFEAQPFVAAHERIAAQARRSPEAIALHCEGEALSYRELDERATRLALKLRAEGIGAEALVGVCTARSGAMLVAVLAVLKAGAAYVPLDPAYPDAHLAGMIEDAALACTLVDAAGRERLAALGTAHRQIEIDAAATQSPADADPQAALDLPPLDPARLAYVIYTSGSTGRPKGVGVSHGALARFLDSLRSRLALSPDDVWLAVTTLSFDIAALELYLPLACGARIELATRETVIDGPKLAALADTCGATVMQATPMGWRVLLDGGWQGRRGRFTALSGGEALPPDLAEALHARGVTLWNLYGPTETTIWSSAARLEAGAPITLGAPLEHTTLQVLDESGQPVPDNGIGELCIGGANLARGYLGRPGLSAERFIPDPHGAPGARLYRTGDLCRVRRDGRLEYLGRADQQVKLRGFRIELGATEAALRGIEGVSGAACRIVGEGSARRLVAYVTGEAEITGLRAQLAERLPMQQVPAQIVRLEALPLTSNGKLNRNALPEVAAHDEDSYVVPGTPTETLVCETWAEVLALPRVGIDDDFFGLGGHSLAAVRVAARLGERLGRQVELALLFAHPRAADLAARLDREGGAGDAGGGSALDAMQGLLDSL, from the coding sequence GTGAGCGAAGTGTCGAACGATCTGCTGTCGATCTCGACGGCCTATGTCGCCCTGCCGCCCGAGAAGCGCGCCGTGTTCCGCGGCCGCCTGCGCGAGCGCGGCATCGACGCCGCGCGCCTGCCGATCGTGCCGTTCCCCGGCGCCGAGCGGCGTTTCCCGCTGTCGCATGCGCAGGAGCGGCTGTGGTTCCTGTGGCGCCTCGATCCGGCCAGCGCCGCCTACAACGTGACGGGCGCGGTGCGCCTGCGCGGCCGGCTCGAGATCGGCGCGCTGCGCGCCGCGCTGGCGCGCGTGGTGGAAGCGCACGAGAGCCTGCGCCAGCGCTTCGACGAAGTCGACGGCATCCCGTACCAGACCGCCGTGGCCGGCGAATTCGGCTGGGAAACCGTGACGGCCGAAGGCGAGGGCCCCGCGCTCGACCTGCTGCTGGCCAGCCGCTCGGCCGCGCCCTTCGATCTCGAGCGCGGGCCGCTGCTGCGCGTCATGCTGGTCTCGCTCGGCGCCGACGATCACGTGCTGCATGTCGCGCTTCATCACATCGTCTCGGACGGCTTGTCGATCGGCGTGTTCGTCGGCGAGATCGCGACGGCCTATGCGGCCTGCCTCGGCGAGGCGAGCGGCAAGGGCGACGGCGCGAATGCGGCGCCGTCTTCGACGGCCGGGATCCAGTACGGCGACTACGCGCTCTGGCAGCGCGAATGGCTCGACGACGGCGCGCTCGCGCGCCAGCTCGACTACTGGCGCGAGCGGCTCGGCCAGGACCATCCGGTGCTGGAGCTGCCCAAGGCACGCACCCGCGCCGGGCTGCGCAGCGGCGCCGGCGCGCGCATCGCGCGGGTGCTCGCGCCCGGGCTGCACGCGGCGCTGATGCGTGTCTCCACGGCCGCCGACGCGACCCCCTTCATGACCCTGCTGGCCGTCTACGAGCTGCTGCTGGCCCGCTACAGCGGCCAGCAGGACATCCGTGTCGGGGTGCCGGTGGCGGGCCGCGACCGGCCCGAGGTGGCGCGCACCATCGGTTTCTTCGTCAACACGCTGGTGATCCGCGCCGAGCTGGCGGGGGTGCCGAGCTTCGCGGCCCTGCTCGCGCAGGTGCGCGAGCGCGTGCTGGAAGCGCATGCGCATGCCGACCTGCCGTTCACCAAGCTGGTCGACGCGCTGCAGCCGCAGCGCAGCTTCGGCCATACGCCGCTGTTCCAGGCCATGTTCAACTACCTCGGCGAGGATGGCGGTCCGATCCGCCTGCCGGGGCTGGAGGTGTCGACCCACGAGATCGGCACCCAGACCGCGCGTTTCGACCTGGTGCTCGACGCCCGCGAGCGCGCCGGCGGTTTCGAGGTCGCGCTGACCTATGCCGAGGATGTGTTCGAGCGCGCCACCATGGAGGCCATGCTCGACCATTACGTGCTGCTGCTCGAGGCCGTGCTCGACGCGCCGGACCAGCCGCTCGGCGCGCTCGGCGCGGCCGCGCCCGAGCAGGCGCGCGTGCCGGCCAAGCCGTATCGCTCGGTGCCGGCGCGCTTCGCGGCCAGCGCCGCGCGGCACGCGGCGTCGCCGGCCGCGCATTGCGAGGGGCAGCACGCCACCTACGCGCAGCTCGACGGCCATGCCGCGCGCGTGGCGCGTGCGCTGGCCGCCGCCGGCGTGGGTCCCGACCAACGCGTCGGCATCTGCATGACGCGCTCGCTCGGCATGGTCGCGGCGCTGCTCGGCACGCTGCGCTCGCCGGGCGCCTTCGTGCCGCTCGACCCGGCCTATCCGGCCGAGCGCCTGGCGATGATGCTCGACGACGCGGGCGTGAAGGTGGTGCTGACCGATGCCGACGCGCAGGCGCGCTGCGGCGAGCTGTTCGCCGGGCGCGTGGCGATCGACGTCGGCGCGCTGGCTGCCGCCGAGGCCGAAAGCGATCACGCCGGTTCGACGCCTGCGGACCCGCATCCCGACCAGCTCGCCTACGTGATCTACACCTCCGGCTCGACCGGCCGCCCGAAGGGCGTGGCGATCTCGCACGGCGCCTTCGCCGCCCACCTCGACGACTTCATCGCCGCGCACGCGATCAGCGCGGCCGACACGCAGCTGCAGTCCTCCACCATCAATTTCGACGTCGCGCTGCACGAGATGCTGCCGGCCCTGCTGCAGGGCGGCCGGATCGAGATGCGCGGCCCCGAGGCCTGGGACATCGACACCACCAGCCGCCACCTGATCGACGCGCGCGTGACCTTCTCGCGCCTGCCGACCGCCTACTGGCAGCAGTGGCTGCGCACGCCGCCGCCGCCCGAGGCGCTGGCCGCGCTGCGGCAGATCACGGTGGGCGGCGAGGGCCTGCCCGGCGACGCGCTGGCGCAATGGCAGCGCGGCCCGCTGGGCCGCATCGGCCTGGCCAACCTGTATGGCCCGACCGAAACCACGGTGGCCTGCATGTACCGCGCCACCACGCCCGATGATGCCTCGCAGGCGATCGTCTCGATCGGCGTGCCCTATGCCTCGCGCACCGCGCGCGTGCTGGACCGCGACGGCAACGAGGCGCCGATCGGCGCGCTCGGCGAGCTGTGCATCGGCGGCCACACGCTGGCGCGCGGCTATCTCGATCGCCCCTCGCTGACGGCCGAGCGCTTCGTGCCCGATCCGCTCGGCGCGCCGGGCTCGCGCCTGTATCGCAGCGGCGACCTGTGCCGCCGCCGCGCCGACGGCGCGATCGATTTCCTCGGCCGCCTGGACCAGCAGATCAAGCTGCGCGGCTTCCGCATCGAGCCCGGCGAGATCGAGGCGGCGCTGCGGCGCCTGCCCGGCGTGGCCGAGGCGGTGGTGGTGCTGGCCAGCGAGCGCGGCGTGGCGCGCCTGGTCGCCTACGTGGTCGGCGCGGCGGGCGTCGCGCTCGACGGCCCCGAGCTGCAGCGCGCGCTGGCCCGGCAACTGCCGGCCCACATGGTGCCGGCCGCGATCGCCGTGCTCGCGCGCATGCCCTTGATGCAGAACGGCAAGGTCGATCGCGCCGCGCTTCCGGCCGTGGAGATCGCGCCGGCCGAGGGCTCGCGCGCCGAGCCGCGCAACGAGGCCGAGCGTCTGCTGCTGAGCTGGTGGCGGGCCGTGCTCAAGCGGGAGGACCTCGGCATCGACGACGATTTCTTCGCGGTCGGCGGCGATTCGATCCTGAGCCTGCAACTGATCGCCAAGGCCCGCGCGCAAGGCTGGCTGCTGAGCCCGCGCCAGGTGTTCGAGCAGCCCAGCGTGGCGCGCCTGGCGGCCGTGATGCGGCCGCTCGACGGCGAGGCCGAGCAGGTCGAGATCCGCGAACCGCTGCCGCTTACTCCGATTCAAGCGTGGTTCCACACGCGTTATCCGCAAGGCGAGGCGCACTGGAACCAATCGGTCCTGCTGCGCGTGCGCGGCGAACTGGACCTGCCGGCCTTCGAGCGCGCGCTGGCTGCCGTGATCGCGCGTCACGACGCGCTGCGGCTGCGCTTCGAGCGCGATGCCGACGGCCTTTGGCAGCAGCGTGTGCTGGCCGACGCGCCGGCCGTGCCGGTGCGGTCGATCGACCTGCGCCCGGCCGGCGAACGCTGGGCCGCCGCGCTGGAACAGGCGGGCGAGGAAGCGCAGCGCTCGCTCGATCCTCTCGCGGGCCGGCTGGTCAAGGCGGTGGCGTTCCGCGCGCCCGAGCTTGCCGACGGCGCCGTCGAAGGCCGCCTGCTGCTGGTGATCCATCACCTGGCGGTGGACGGCGTGTCCTGGCGCATCCTGCTGGCTGACCTGGCCGCCGCCTACGAGGCGGCCGTCGCCGGCCGCGCGATCGCGCTCGACGCGGCGCTGCCCTGGAGCGTGTGGGCCGCGGCCCAGCGCGAGGCGGCCACGCCGGCGCGCATCGCCGCCGCCTTGCCGGCCTGGCAGGCGGCGCTGGCCGACGCGGTGGCGCCGCTCGAGGCGCCGGCCGGCACGGCCGCCACCAGCGACCTGATCGACTGGAAGCTCGAACGTGAGGACACCGAGGCGCTGCGCCGCGCCGCGCCGCGCGCCTACCGGCTCGGTATCGACGAACTGCTGCTGGCCGCGCTGTCGCGCGCGGTGGCGGGCATCTTCGGCGGCGGCGGCGCGCTGGTCGCGCTCGAAGGCCATGGCCGCGACCTGTACCAGCACCTGGCCGGCCCGGCGCGCGAGGATCTCGATCCGAGCCGCACGGTCGGCTGGTTCACCACGCGCTTCCCGGCCTGGCTGCCGGCGCTCGCCGACGACGCGCAGACGCTGATCGGCGCCAAGGCGCGGCTGCGCGCGCTGCCCGACGGCGGCGCCTCCTGGGGCTGGCTGCGCAGCTATGGCGACGCCGCCGTGCACGACGCGCTGGCCGCGCTGCCGGCGCCGCGCATCAGCTTCAACTATCTCGGCCAGTTCGACGGCAGCCTCGCCGAGGACGGCCCGTTCGGCTTCGCGAGCGAGAAATCGGGCAGCCAGCAGCCGGCCGACGAAACCCTGGTCTATCCGGTCGAGCTGAACGGCCTGATCGTCGAGGGCCGCTTGTCCTTCACCTGGCGCTTCGATCCGGCGGTGGTCTCGCCCGAGCGCCAGCATGCCCTGGTGGCCGCCTTCGGCCGCGAGCTCGCGAGCCTGGTGGCGCATTGCGAGCAGGCCGAGCCGCGTGCCACCGCGGCCGATTTCCCGCGCGCCGCGCTCGACGAGGCCGGCTTCGAGGCGCTGGGCCTGGCCGGCACCGCGCTCGACGATCTTTATCCCGCCACGCCGCTGCAACAGGGCCTGCTGTTCCACAGCCTGATGGAGGCGGGCGCGTACCTGAACCGCAAGCGCCTGACCCTGTCGGGCGCGGTCGACATCGAGGCGATGCGCGAGGCCTGGCGCACCGTGGTCGAACGGCACCCGGTGCTGCGCACGCGCTTCGTGCGCGCGCACGGCGGCACCATGCTGCAGGCCGTGCAGGCCTCGGTGCCGCTGCCCTTCGAGGTGCACGACTGGCGCGAGCGCGACGACTACGAGGAAGCCTTCGCGCGCTGGTTCGACGAGGAGGCGCCGCGGCGCATCGATCTCGACGCCGCGCCGCTGATGCACGTCGCGCTGTTCCGCCGTCCCGACGGCGCGCATGACCTGGCCTGGCTCAACCATCACGCGCTGTCCGACGGCTGGAGCCAGTCGCAACTGCTCGGCGAGCTCACGCGCAGCTACGCGGCGGCCTGCCAGGGCAAGCCGCCCGAACTCGAACCGGTGGTGCCGTTCGGCGCCTATCTCGACTGGCTGGCGCGCCAGCCCGAGCCGGCCGACTGGTGGCGCGAGCGGCTCGCCCAGGTGGACCGGCCGGCGCTGCTGCTCGACGGCCTGCCCTCGCTCTCGACGGCCGAGGCGCAGGCGCATCTCGCGCAAGGCGGCCCGGGCTTCCGGCATCGCGACGCCCGGCTCGACGCGGACCTGTCGGCCGCGCTGGCCGAGACCGCGCGCCGTCGCGGCATCACGCTCAACACGCTGATCCAGGGCGCCTGGGCGATCGTGCTGGCGCGCCTCGCGGATCGCCGCCAGGCGGCCTTCGGCGTGACCGTGTCGGGCCGTCCCTCGGACCTGCCCGGCGCCGCCGCGATCCAGGGCGTGTTCATCAACAGCCTGCCGATGTGGATCGAGGTGCCCGCCGACGCGCCGCTGCAGGATTGGCTCGCCGCCATCCAGTTGCGCAATGTCGAGCTGCGCCAGGTCGAGCACACGCCGCTGACCTCGGTGCGTCGATGGGCGGGCGGCGGCGAGCTGTTCGATTCGCTGCTGGTGTTCGAGAACTACCCGATCGACCCGTCGCTGCGCGATGGATCGCTGGGCCTGACGGTGGACGCCTCGACCTCGTTCGAGCAGACCCACTATCCGCTCACGCTCGGCATCCTGCCCGGCGAGCGGATCGGCCTCGAATGGAGCTGGGACGCGACGCGCCTGGCCGAGGCCGGCATCGACGCCTTGGCCGAGGCTTATCAGGCGGTGCTGGCGCAACTGGCGCGGCCCGAGGTCGAGACGCTGGCCGCCTTGCGCATCGCGGGGCCGGCCGGCGAGGCCGGCAGCGCCGTGGCGGCTTCGCACGGGACGAGCGAGGCGGGCGGGGCGCATCCCTATCGAGGCGTGATCGCGCGCTTCGAGGCCGCCGCGCTCGCGCGTCCCGATGCGCTGGCAGTGCGCTGCGGCGACGAGACCATCGACTACGCCGCGCTCAATCGCGCCGCCAACCGCATCGCGCACCGCCTGGCCGCGCTCGGCGTGGGCGCCGAGTCGCGCGTGGGCGTCTGCGTCGAGCGTTCGCCGGCCCTGGTGGCCGCCTTGCTCGGCGTGCTCAAGGCCGGCGGCGCCTATGTGCCGCTCGATCCCGACTATCCGCGCGAGCGGTTGCGCGAGCTGTGCGAGGACGTGGGCATCGCGATCGTGCTGGCCGACGCGCTTACCGCGCCGCGTCACGCCGACTGGCTGGCGCAGGCGGGCCGCACCGTGCTGCAAGTCGGGCCGCTGCTGGCGGCGCCCGAGCTGGCCGAGGGCGATCCGGCCGGCGAGGCGCATCCCGAGCAGCTCGCCTACGTGATCTCGACCTCGGGCTCCACCGGCCGGCCGAAGGGCGTGGCGCTCACGCACGGCGCCCTGAGCCGCCATATCGACGATTTCCTCGCCGACCACGGCCTGCGCGTCGACGATCACGTGCTGCAGTTCTCGACCGTCAATTTCGATGCCTCGGTCGAGCAACTGTTCCCGGCGCTGGCGATCGGCGCCTCGGTCGAGATGCGCGGGCCGGCGCTATGGAGCGCCGAGGAATTCGACCGCGTGCTGGCCGAACGCGCCGTCACCTTCGCCGACCTGCCGACCGGCTACTGGAAGCAATGGGCGCGGCAGGCGCGGCCGCGGCCCGGCCTCGCGCTGCGCCGCATGACGATCGGCGGCGAGGCGCTGCCCGGTACGGCCGTCGCGCAATGGCGGGACGGCCCGCTCGGCGCGGTGCAACTGGTCAATACCTACGGGCCGACCGAAACCGCCGTGGTGTCCTCGGTGCTGCCGGTCGAGGATGCGCATCGCGACAGCCTCGCGGTGCCGATCGGCCGGCCCTCGGCCTCGCGCCTGTACCGGATCCTCGATCGCGACGGCGAGCCGGTGCCGCCGCTCGGCGTGGGCGAGCTCTGCATCGGCGGCCACACGCTGGCGCGCGGCTACGTGGGCCGCCCGGGCCTGAGCGCCGAGCGCTTCGTGCCCGATCCGCTCGGCGCGCCGGGCTCGCGCCTGTACCGCACCGGCGATATCTGCCGCTGGCTGCCCGATGGCGGCGTCGCCTATGTCGGCCGGCTCGACCAGCAGGTCAAGGTACGCGGCTTCCGGGTCGAACTCGGCGAGATCGAGGCCGCGCTGGTGGCGCTGCCCGAGGTGGCCGAGGCGCTGGCCCTGGTGCAGGGCGAGGACGACGCGCGCCGCGTGGTGGCCTACGTGGTGCCCGCGCGCAATGGCGCGGCGCCCGAGCCGGCGCGCTTGCGCGAGGCGCTGGCGCAGCGCCTGCCCGCGCATATGCTGCCTTCGGCGATCGGCGTGCTGGATGCGCTGCCGACCCTGCCCAACGGCAAGCTCGACCGCCGCGCGCTGCCGGCGCTCGACGCCGCGAGCGCCGGCTACGTGGCGCCTGCCACGCCGCTGGAGGCGACCGTCGCCGAGATCTGGCAGGCCGTGCTCGGCATCGAGCGGGTCGGCGCCCGCGACGATTTCTTCGCGCTCGGCGGCCATTCGCTGCTGGCGCTGCAGGTGGCCGCGCGGCTGCAACGCGCCTTGGGCCGCGAGGTGCCGCTGCGCGCGCTGTTCGACCATGCCGAGCTGGCGGCGCTGGCCGCCTGGCTGGAAGCCGGCGCGGCGCCGGGCGCGCGGGTGCTGCCGCCGGTGCGTCGCACCGGCCGCCGCGAGGCGCCGCCCACCCACGGCCAGACCCGGCTGTGGTTCCTCTGGCGCCTGGCGCCGGACAACCCGGCCTATCACCTGTCGCTGGCGGTGCGCATCGACGGCGCGCTCGACGCGCGCCTGCTGCGGGCCGCGCTCGACGCGGTAGTGGCGCGCCACGAGATGCTGCATGCGCGCTTCGACGAACGCCAGGGCGCGCCCTGGCTGGTGATCGACGACACGCTGCGCGCCGGCTGGGAGGAGGCGGGCTTCGCCTCGCCGGAAGCGCCGGCCTGCACGGCCTGGCTGCGCGAGGGCGGCGCCATGCCGTTCGACCTGCGGCATGGGCCGTTGCTGCGCGCGCGGCTGGCGCGCGTCGGCGGCGACTCGCATGTGTTCCAGCTCACGCTGCATCACATCGCCACCGACGGCTGGTCGATGAACCTGCTGGTCGACGAACTGAGCGCCGCCTACGAGGCCGCCGTGCGCGGCGACGCCGGCGCCTATGCGCCCGCGCTGCCGGTGCAGTACACCGACTACGCGGTCTGGCAGCACGAATCGCTCGACGCGGGCGTGCTCGAGGCGCAGCTCGACTACTGGCGCGACACGCTCGGCGACGAGCAGCCGGTGCTGGAGCTGCCCGCCGACCGGCCGCGGCCGGCTCGGCGCGACGGCCTCGGCGGCCAGGTCGGCGCGGAGCTGGACCGGGCGCTGGCCGATGCCCTTCAGACTTATGCGCGCCATCATGACGCGACGCTGTTCATGATCCTGCTGGCGGCCTTCCACGCGCTGCTGCATCGTTACGGTGGGCAGCGCGACATCCGCGTCGGGATTCCGCTGGGCGGGCGCGAGCGGATCGAGATCGAGCCGCTGATCGGCTTCTTCGTCAACACGGCGGTGATTCGTGCCGAGCTGTCGGGCGCGCTGCCGTTCGAGGCGCTGCTGGCCCAGGTCCGGCAGCGCGTGCTCGACGCGCAGGCCAACCAGGACGTGCCGTTCGCGCGCATCGTCGACGCCCTGCAGCCGCAGCGCGTGGCGAGCCAGACGCCGCTGTTCCAGGCGATGTTCAACTACGACGTGCAGCAGGGCGCCACCGAGCGGCGCGTGGCCGACACGCTGCGCCTGAGCCCGTTCGGCAGCCAGCGCAGCGCCGCGCAGTTCGACCTCACGCTGGGCGTGTCGGTGGGCGAGCGCATCGGGCTGTCCTTCGGCTACGCGACCGACCTGTTCGATCGGGAGACTGTCGAGCGCCTGCTCGACGACTACCGCGCGCTGCTGCGGCAGATCGTGGCCGGTGGCGTCGTCGGCGGCCCGCGCCTGCGCGAGCTGGCGCTGGTCGCGCGGCCGGTGGCGAGCCGCGGCAGCTTCGAGGCGCAGCCCTTCGTGGCGGCGCACGAACGGATCGCCGCGCAGGCGCGCCGCTCGCCGGAGGCGATCGCGCTGCACTGCGAGGGCGAGGCGCTGAGCTATCGCGAACTCGACGAGCGCGCCACCCGCCTGGCGCTGAAGCTGCGCGCCGAGGGGATCGGCGCCGAGGCGCTGGTGGGCGTGTGCACCGCGCGTTCCGGCGCGATGCTGGTGGCCGTGCTCGCGGTGCTGAAGGCCGGCGCGGCCTACGTGCCGCTCGACCCGGCGTATCCCGATGCGCACCTGGCCGGCATGATCGAGGACGCCGCGCTGGCCTGCACCCTGGTGGACGCTGCCGGCCGCGAGCGGCTCGCCGCGCTCGGCACGGCGCATCGGCAAATCGAGATCGACGCGGCTGCCACGCAGTCGCCGGCCGACGCCGATCCGCAGGCCGCGCTCGACCTGCCGCCGCTCGATCCGGCCCGGCTCGCCTACGTGATCTACACCTCGGGCTCGACCGGCCGGCCGAAGGGCGTCGGCGTCTCGCACGGGGCGCTGGCGCGCTTCCTCGACAGCCTGCGCTCGCGCCTGGCGTTGAGCCCCGACGACGTCTGGCTGGCGGTCACCACGCTGTCCTTCGACATCGCCGCGCTGGAGCTGTACCTGCCGCTGGCCTGCGGCGCGCGCATCGAGCTGGCGACGCGCGAGACCGTGATCGACGGCCCGAAGCTGGCGGCGCTGGCCGACACCTGCGGCGCCACCGTCATGCAGGCCACGCCGATGGGCTGGCGGGTGCTGCTCGACGGCGGCTGGCAGGGCCGGCGCGGGCGCTTCACGGCGCTGAGCGGCGGCGAGGCGCTGCCGCCCGACCTGGCCGAGGCGCTGCATGCGCGCGGCGTGACGCTGTGGAACCTGTACGGCCCGACCGAGACCACCATCTGGTCGAGCGCCGCGCGGCTCGAGGCCGGCGCGCCGATCACGCTGGGCGCGCCGCTGGAGCACACCACGCTGCAGGTGCTCGACGAGAGCGGCCAGCCGGTGCCGGACAACGGCATCGGCGAGCTCTGCATCGGCGGCGCGAACCTCGCACGCGGCTATCTCGGCCGCCCGGGCCTGAGCGCCGAGCGCTTCATACCCGATCCGCACGGCGCGCCGGGCGCGCGCCTGTATCGCACCGGCGATCTGTGCCGGGTGCGCCGCGACGGCCGACTCGAATACCTGGGCCGCGCCGACCAGCAGGTCAAGCTGCGCGGTTTCCGCATCGAGCTGGGCGCGACCGAGGCGGCGCTGCGCGGCATCGAGGGCGTGAGCGGCGCGGCCTGCCGGATCGTCGGCGAGGGCAGCGCGCGGCGGCTGGTGGCCTACGTGACCGGCGAGGCCGAGATAACGGGCCTGCGCGCGCAACTGGCCGAGCGACTGCCGATGCAGCAGGTGCCCGCGCAGATCGTGCGGCTCGAGGCGCTGCCGCTGACCTCAAACGGCAAGCTCAATCGCAATGCGCTGCCGGAGGTCGCCGCGCATGACGAGGACAGCTATGTCGTCCCCGGCACGCCGACCGAGACGCTGGTCTGCGAGACCTGGGCCGAGGTGCTGGCGCTGCCGCGGGTCGGCATCGACGACGACTTCTTCGGGCTGGGGGGCCATTCGCTGGCGGCCGTGCGGGTCGCCGCGCGGCTGGGCGAGCGGCTCGGCCGGCAGGTCGAGCTGGCGCTGCTGTTCGCGCATCCGCGCGCGGCCGACCTGGCGGCGCGGCTCGATCGCGAAGGCGGCGCGGGCGATGCCGGCGGCGGCTCGGCGCTCGACGCGATGCAGGGGCTGCTCGATTCGCTGTAA